In a single window of the Streptacidiphilus sp. P02-A3a genome:
- a CDS encoding alpha/beta fold hydrolase — MPRLVVAEENGNPVSLDYQDVGTGDPVVLIHGWPLTQQMWNAQVTAFVEAGHRVVSYDRRGFGRSTQTWEGYDYGTFAEDLHHLVHALDLRRATLVGFSSGGGDIARYLGTHGTGRIARVVLASAMLPALRDTPDNATGMLDDATIAELLSAAREYRIPMVDEFLNRCFSVDGIVAIDEPTRRYALHLASAASPKATTDSLVAWTGCDFRAELAAVDVPALVIHGDSDAVVPFERSGRLTAAAIPGSETVIVPSAPHGVPMTHHQQWNQAVLAFLEK; from the coding sequence ATGCCACGGCTCGTGGTGGCTGAGGAGAACGGCAATCCGGTCAGCCTGGACTACCAGGACGTCGGCACCGGGGACCCGGTCGTCCTCATCCACGGTTGGCCGCTGACCCAGCAGATGTGGAACGCCCAGGTCACCGCGTTCGTGGAGGCCGGTCACCGGGTGGTGAGCTATGACCGGCGCGGTTTCGGCCGCTCCACGCAGACGTGGGAGGGCTACGACTACGGCACGTTCGCCGAGGATCTGCACCACCTCGTCCACGCGCTGGACCTGCGGCGGGCGACCCTGGTCGGGTTCTCCTCCGGCGGCGGCGATATCGCCCGCTACCTCGGCACGCACGGTACCGGCCGGATCGCCCGGGTGGTCCTGGCCAGCGCGATGCTGCCCGCGCTGCGGGACACTCCCGACAACGCCACCGGGATGCTCGACGACGCCACGATCGCCGAACTGCTCTCCGCCGCGCGCGAGTACCGCATTCCCATGGTGGACGAGTTCCTGAACCGTTGCTTCTCGGTCGACGGGATCGTGGCCATCGACGAGCCGACCCGCCGCTACGCCCTGCACCTGGCCTCGGCCGCGTCGCCCAAGGCGACCACGGACTCGCTGGTGGCCTGGACCGGCTGCGACTTCCGCGCGGAACTGGCCGCGGTCGACGTCCCGGCCCTGGTCATCCACGGCGACTCGGACGCGGTGGTGCCCTTCGAGCGCAGCGGGCGGTTGACGGCTGCGGCGATCCCCGGCAGCGAGACCGTGATCGTCCCCAGCGCGCCGCACGGGGTGCCGATGACCCATCACCAGCAGTGGAACCAGGCCGTGCTCGCCTTCCTGGAGAAGTGA
- a CDS encoding antibiotic biosynthesis monooxygenase gives MTAPGPTEPRDEPGRLHQPVVTTLHSRVRPGDRHAYERLLHDLIGAATGHPGALDATVLRPGPSGRDYIVRFSFASQPELEAWLHSAEYRDRSDAIAPLAERVRAPVRRVGPEAWFDLDNVDAPAPHRMAPLVWLGIFPIALLSSTVFRPALLHLPVLPRVMLSAAVQVVLLTWVIMPTLTRLFRRWLHH, from the coding sequence ATGACCGCGCCGGGCCCCACCGAGCCCCGGGACGAACCGGGACGCCTGCACCAGCCGGTCGTCACCACGCTGCACAGCCGGGTCCGGCCCGGGGACCGCCACGCGTACGAACGCCTGCTGCACGACCTCATCGGCGCCGCGACCGGCCACCCCGGCGCCCTCGACGCCACGGTGCTGCGGCCCGGCCCATCGGGGCGGGACTACATCGTGCGCTTCTCCTTCGCCTCCCAGCCGGAGTTGGAGGCGTGGCTGCACTCGGCCGAGTACCGTGACCGGTCGGACGCGATCGCCCCGCTCGCCGAACGGGTTCGGGCGCCGGTACGGCGGGTCGGACCGGAGGCCTGGTTCGATCTGGACAACGTGGACGCCCCCGCGCCGCACCGGATGGCTCCGCTGGTCTGGCTGGGAATCTTCCCCATCGCCCTGCTCTCCTCGACAGTGTTCCGGCCCGCGCTGCTGCACCTGCCGGTGCTGCCCAGGGTCATGCTCAGCGCGGCGGTGCAGGTCGTCCTGCTCACCTGGGTGATCATGCCCACGCTGACCCGGCTGTTCCGGCGCTGGCTCCACCACTGA
- a CDS encoding helix-turn-helix domain-containing protein, with amino-acid sequence MAFVWETAADTPAARVRALTDFVRRAAFPVEVDHLVPTGSVRARIEAARFGRITLLTCTTSPVTLRRTATATGDGYPPTLVLVLPITRSSRIATGGHETEIRPGDLGLHLSTVPHTLTHPEGMHTHVFLIPAPDLDLSQAALRELAGTALRGTDPDTAVVRDYFDALATTPALRSKPTADHLAGPSVELLRSLLAARPGSRPMGAGPDAFELPGRIVEYLRRHLADPELTPLRVAQAHHVSLRQLYVLLGRQGVVLGDWVRAQRLERCRRELADPGHAGEPIVSIARRWGFSDPTHFGRAFKRAYGVTPTQWRAAATASEPDPAVLTPLT; translated from the coding sequence GTGGCCTTCGTCTGGGAGACAGCGGCCGACACACCCGCCGCCCGGGTGCGGGCCCTCACCGACTTCGTCCGAAGAGCGGCCTTCCCCGTGGAGGTCGACCACCTCGTTCCGACCGGGAGCGTTCGGGCCAGGATCGAGGCCGCCCGGTTCGGCCGGATCACGTTGCTGACCTGCACCACCTCCCCGGTCACCCTGCGCCGCACAGCCACCGCGACCGGGGACGGGTACCCGCCGACCCTGGTGCTGGTGCTGCCGATCACCCGTTCGAGCCGCATCGCGACCGGCGGCCACGAGACCGAGATCCGACCCGGCGACCTCGGGCTGCACCTCTCCACGGTGCCGCACACGCTGACCCACCCCGAGGGGATGCACACCCACGTCTTCCTCATCCCCGCACCGGACCTCGACCTGTCCCAGGCCGCGCTCCGGGAACTGGCCGGAACAGCGCTGCGCGGCACGGACCCGGACACCGCCGTGGTGCGTGACTACTTCGACGCGCTGGCGACCACACCCGCCCTGCGCTCCAAGCCGACCGCCGACCACCTGGCCGGTCCCAGCGTCGAACTGCTGCGCTCGCTGCTGGCCGCCCGCCCGGGCAGCCGGCCGATGGGCGCCGGTCCGGATGCCTTCGAACTCCCCGGGCGCATCGTGGAATACCTGCGGCGGCACCTGGCCGATCCGGAGCTGACGCCGCTGCGGGTGGCGCAGGCCCACCACGTCTCGCTCCGGCAGCTCTACGTGCTCCTGGGACGGCAGGGGGTGGTCCTGGGCGACTGGGTCCGTGCCCAGCGCCTTGAGCGGTGCCGCCGGGAACTGGCGGACCCAGGGCACGCGGGTGAGCCGATCGTCTCGATCGCCCGCCGCTGGGGGTTCAGCGACCCCACCCACTTCGGCCGCGCCTTCAAGCGGGCCTACGGCGTCACCCCGACCCAGTGGCGCGCCGCAGCCACGGCGTCCGAACCCGACCCAGCAGTTCTGACCCCGTTGACCTAG
- a CDS encoding WhiB family transcriptional regulator: protein MRRFPVAPVSELWEWQLTAACRGMDSEVFFSPSGERGSRRRRREAAARQVCRACPVRTPCAAFALATSEPHGLWGGLSETERLNAVGGSRG from the coding sequence GTGAGAAGATTTCCCGTCGCACCGGTATCAGAGCTCTGGGAGTGGCAACTGACCGCCGCCTGCCGGGGCATGGACAGCGAGGTGTTCTTCTCCCCGTCCGGCGAACGCGGTTCCCGGCGCCGGCGACGCGAGGCCGCCGCCCGCCAGGTGTGCCGGGCCTGCCCGGTCCGGACACCCTGCGCCGCCTTCGCACTGGCCACCAGCGAGCCGCACGGCCTGTGGGGCGGCCTCTCCGAGACCGAGCGCCTCAACGCGGTTGGCGGCAGCCGTGGTTGA
- a CDS encoding helix-turn-helix domain-containing protein produces MPLTETESAAVPQTQPAPEVYDFSALPVRDRVEAVHTAHSSFIVPVNVTYRVPPSEVFGHMRHQSLGRFQIVTANAAPGILDRTPARVRQDTEPHLILCRQVSTWTKLEQDGRQVRQQAGDLVALDSTAPYRLEFPEYVDNQTLLIPHADLALPADQIRRATALRLGAGTGMDTLVAAHLSRIVDQGSARLAQPTVELVRALITTSLGDTLGAREPLENTLDLELRIVEYLRNHLPERDLTPARVAAAHHISVRQLYTVLARSGICFGDWLRTNRLEASRRELGRPESRTLSVATIAHRWGFANLSHFSRVFRAAYGLTPTEWRQLGRSSR; encoded by the coding sequence ATGCCCCTGACCGAGACCGAATCCGCGGCCGTGCCCCAGACCCAGCCCGCCCCCGAGGTCTACGACTTCTCCGCGCTTCCGGTCAGGGACCGGGTCGAAGCGGTCCACACGGCGCACAGCAGCTTCATCGTCCCCGTCAATGTCACCTACCGGGTACCGCCCAGCGAGGTGTTCGGGCACATGCGCCACCAGAGCCTGGGCCGCTTCCAGATCGTCACCGCCAATGCCGCCCCCGGCATCCTGGACCGCACCCCGGCACGGGTGCGGCAGGACACCGAACCCCATCTGATCCTCTGCCGCCAGGTGTCGACCTGGACCAAGCTGGAACAGGACGGCCGCCAGGTCCGGCAGCAGGCGGGTGATCTGGTCGCCCTGGACTCCACCGCCCCCTACCGGCTGGAGTTCCCCGAGTACGTCGACAACCAGACCCTCCTGATCCCCCACGCCGACCTCGCCCTGCCCGCCGACCAGATCCGCCGCGCGACGGCACTGCGGCTCGGCGCGGGGACCGGAATGGACACCCTGGTGGCCGCCCACCTGTCCCGGATCGTGGATCAGGGAAGCGCCCGCCTGGCCCAGCCGACCGTCGAACTGGTCCGCGCCCTGATCACCACCAGCCTCGGCGACACCCTGGGCGCACGCGAGCCGCTGGAGAACACCCTGGACCTGGAGCTGCGGATCGTGGAATACCTGCGGAACCATCTGCCGGAGCGCGACCTGACACCGGCCCGGGTGGCGGCGGCCCACCACATCTCGGTACGCCAGCTGTACACCGTGCTCGCCCGCTCGGGAATCTGCTTCGGGGACTGGCTGCGCACCAACCGCCTGGAGGCGTCGCGCCGGGAACTGGGCCGCCCGGAGTCCCGGACCCTGTCGGTGGCGACGATCGCCCACCGCTGGGGTTTCGCCAACCTGTCCCACTTCAGCCGGGTGTTCAGAGCCGCCTACGGACTCACGCCCACCGAATGGCGGCAGTTGGGGCGCAGCAGCCGGTGA